The Kribbella sp. NBC_00662 nucleotide sequence AGTCCGGCCACTTCCTCCCCGCCGCCGACCTCCGCACCCGCTTCGAGAGCCTGGGCGTCACACCGGACGGCGACACCGCCGTCTACTGCGGCTCCGGCGTCACCGCCACCCACGAAGCCCTCGCCCTGGAAACAGCCGGCCTCCCGGCAACCGTCTACATCGGCAGCTGGTCCGACTGGATCACCGACCCCACCCGCCCAGTAGCCACAGGCAAGGACTGAGCGCTCACCAACCCACGGGACCGAGGCGGTCCTCAGCTGTCGCCTTGGCCGGGTGGACGGCGTGCCCCGGTGGGTCACGCCTCAAGGAACGAGCACCACTCGGACACCGGACTGCTGTGGGGAGGTCCAGGCCCGCTCGACCTTGGCGAGCGGGACCGGCTGGGGGTTGATCGCCAGCGCGCCCGACGTGATGAGTGTGGCCAGCTCGGGCAGCTCCGCGAGTATGTCGCGGCCGGGCACAGATCCCTGGCCGCTGCCGATGATGCTCAGCGCGGCGGCTCTCAGCAGGTAGGAGGGGAGCGTCAACTCACGCCCTGCCATCGAGCCGATCTGGATCCAGGTCAAAGGCTGGGCGCGGTCGGAGCGCGCATGCAGTATCGCGGACATGGCCTGCTCGGTCGGATCACCCCACAGGTAGTCGAGCACGACGTCGACGTCAGCGGCGGACTCAGCCACGGCTTCGAGGGTGACCGCTTCATCTGCCCCCAGAGTCGTGAGCAGTTTGAGCCGCTCCGGATCGCGGCCCGCGCCGACCACCCTCGACGCACCGAGGTGCTTGGCGATCTGTACGGCGAGCTGACCCGCGTTCCCGGTCGCGCCTAGGATCAGCACCGATCCGCCCCGGAAGTGCGCACGCCGCCGGAGCGCGACCCACGACGACATGGCCGGGTTCATGCCGGCCGCGACCGCCACCGGATCGGTGCCGGCGGGTAGCCGGACCGCGCGTCGGCGATCGACCGCCGTCCGCTCCGCCATCGTCCCGACCGCGTTGTCGTCGGCAACGAAGTACAGCAGCTCGCCGTCCGCCGTCCGTCCGACTCCGTCGATCCCGG carries:
- a CDS encoding zinc-binding dehydrogenase — translated: MYAAVVRSFDQPPTYDVFPEPAGSDVVEVVAAGLHPRVRSAANGTHYTSEGTLPMVPGIDGVGRTADGELLYFVADDNAVGTMAERTAVDRRRAVRLPAGTDPVAVAAGMNPAMSSWVALRRRAHFRGGSVLILGATGNAGQLAVQIAKHLGASRVVGAGRDPERLKLLTTLGADEAVTLEAVAESAADVDVVLDYLWGDPTEQAMSAILHARSDRAQPLTWIQIGSMAGRELTLPSYLLRAAALSIIGSGQGSVPGRDILAELPELATLITSGALAINPQPVPLAKVERAWTSPQQSGVRVVLVP